A stretch of the Bacillus anthracis str. Vollum genome encodes the following:
- a CDS encoding class I SAM-dependent methyltransferase, whose product MKNETLHTQEDIIKMLDSLLRPAEPFWNEFYANREKDVPFFENVPDENLVSYIQKKRVSKGKVLELGCGPGRNAIYLANEGFDVTAVDLSIEGINWAKERALAKGVEIEFICDSIFNLEVQNEFDFVYDSGCLHHIPPHRRVNYVDLIKNALKSGGYFGLTCFAAGDLDERNGSEITDWDVYRGWSLQGGLAYSEEKLREIFKGFEVIEIRKMEQIEQPNTMFGELFLWTALFKKN is encoded by the coding sequence ATGAAAAATGAAACGTTGCATACGCAAGAAGATATTATTAAAATGCTGGATTCATTATTAAGACCAGCAGAACCATTTTGGAATGAATTTTATGCGAATAGAGAAAAAGATGTTCCGTTTTTTGAAAATGTTCCAGATGAGAATCTAGTTTCGTATATACAAAAAAAGCGGGTTTCAAAAGGAAAAGTACTGGAACTTGGATGTGGTCCGGGTAGAAACGCAATTTATCTAGCAAATGAAGGGTTTGATGTAACAGCAGTAGATTTATCTATAGAAGGCATTAACTGGGCGAAAGAGAGGGCGTTAGCAAAAGGAGTAGAAATTGAATTTATTTGTGATTCAATTTTCAATTTAGAGGTTCAAAATGAATTTGATTTTGTATACGATTCGGGCTGTTTGCATCATATTCCACCACATAGAAGAGTAAATTATGTGGATTTAATTAAAAACGCATTGAAATCAGGTGGTTATTTCGGATTAACGTGTTTCGCGGCAGGTGATTTAGATGAGCGAAATGGATCAGAAATAACAGATTGGGACGTATATAGAGGATGGAGTTTACAAGGAGGTCTTGCTTATTCGGAAGAAAAACTAAGAGAGATATTTAAAGGATTTGAAGTGATTGAAATTAGAAAGATGGAACAGATTGAACAACCAAATACTATGTTTGGAGAATTATTTCTTTGGACAGCATTATTTAAGAAGAATTAA